The following proteins come from a genomic window of Lolium rigidum isolate FL_2022 chromosome 5, APGP_CSIRO_Lrig_0.1, whole genome shotgun sequence:
- the LOC124658419 gene encoding uncharacterized protein LOC124658419: protein MASELLPPPPPLPKLPSTTTMATITTTLSADGSAATTIITTTSNAITASTTSTATTISSLSDDDLREIFLRLPDLPALVRAALTCRSWLGAVRSNPAFRRLFRALHPAPPIGFFLDLTGPTNPLFVPLRPSDSDAIAALRRGDFFLTSLPHSFCGWSVTDCRDGYILLWNGMNNLGGNDMSLATLNPMTWAVDILPLPGPGGIEAGSSNNFAVLGFHLQCSDEKPGVFRVICVCTDQNMVRAVIFSSETRDWVIQPWVDIGENNSLKFRAGSLVDGSVYWPCHGKGRMVRINIGTLDTSVVDLPGQVEVDGYNFKAGETKDGKLCIVYQSGLSLDVWIRSMDGEGAEIWAPQSTHNLSAEIDRITHAGHLHGYIKMVQVRYGYVYLSKTCMTLAGMQHSWFFSLSLETLKLELLHEGKYDGYVHLYVMAFPPSLVADDGSTGHDAEGSH, encoded by the coding sequence ATGGCCAGTgaactgctgccgccgccgccgccgctgccgaagCTTCCGTCCACGACCACCATGGCCACGATTACCACTACCTTGTCCGCGGACGGAAGCGCCGCAACCACAATCATCACCACCACCTCCAACGCCATCaccgcctccaccacctccaccgctacCACCATATCCTCCCTCAGTGACGACGACCTTCGCGAGATCTTCCTCCGCCTGCCGGACCTCCCGGCCCTCGTCCGCGCCGCGCTCACCTGCCGCTCGTGGCTCGGGGCCGTCCGCTCCAACCCTGCCTTCCGCCGCCTGTTCCGCGCTCTCCACCCGGCGCCCCCCATCGGGTTCTTCCTCGATCTAACCGGCCCGACCAACCCCTTGTTCGTCCCCctgcgcccctccgactccgatgccATCGCCGCCCTTCGCCGGGGCgacttcttcctcacttccctcCCGCACTCGTTTTGCGGTTGGAGTGTCACCGACTGCCGCGACGGTTACATCCTCCTATGGAACGGGATGAACAACTTGGGTGGCAATGATATGTCCCTCGCTACTCTGAACCCCATGACCTGGGCCGTGGACATCCTCCCGTTGCCCGGCCCCGGCGGTATCGAGGCTGGGAGCAGCAACAATTTCGCTGTCCTTGGTTTCCACCTGCAGTGCTCCGATGAGAAACCTGGGGTGTTCCGGGTGATCTGCGTCTGCACGGATCAGAATATGGTTCGTGCCGTCATCTTCTCGTCGGAGACTCGCGATTGGGTCATCCAGCCGTGGGTGGACATCGGTGAAAACAACAGCCTAAAGTTCAGGGCTGGTTCACTGGTGGATGGTTCTGTTTACTGGCCTTGCCACGGCAAAGGACGCATGGTTAGGATCAACATTGGCACCTTGGATACCAGCGTTGTAGATCTACCTGGGCAAGTGGAGGTGGATGGGTACAATTTCAAGGCTGGGGAGACGAAGGATGGCAAGCTTTGCATTGTCTATCAATCTGGATTGTCCCTAGATGTTTGGATCCGTAGCATGGACGGTGAGGGAGCTGAGATATGGGCGCCGCAAAGCACACATAATTTGAGTGCAGAAATTGACCGGATCACTCACGCTGGGCACCTGCATGGCTATATCAAAATGGTGCAAGTTAGGTATGGATACGTGTACCTGTCCAAGACGTGCATGACCCTCGCTGGCATGCAACACTCCTGGTTCTTCTCCCTTTCCTTGGAGACCTTGAAGCTTGAGCTACTGCATGAGGGGAAATACGATGGCTATGTTCATCTCTATGTTATGGCCTTTCCTCCTTCTTTGGTTGCTGATGATGGGAGCACTGGACATGATGCTGAAGGTTCTCACTGA